One window of the Salvelinus alpinus chromosome 13, SLU_Salpinus.1, whole genome shotgun sequence genome contains the following:
- the LOC139537427 gene encoding uncharacterized protein isoform X2, which translates to MDPKMPKRCAAPNCNIYTDKSDVPFFRFPLDPEGCKQWLNNCHRTDLEPKTPEELHNSFKICANHFEPSLICCDSTLRTSLKEGAMPTIFDFTSHLNNPSGRNGNKRIREPSEAEFATLKKAKGDWFDAPTEVKDKPGENSATYDLQQEDQRREDVSNSKAKEILKVYFKETLAFTGFSIGNDVNPNTDEPMGGHRGQQSLNPICVERIDQKEVLQFSENLMREEIRNSLRLARFFSILLQDVTNIEGKDQIPVFIRSVTVAGFPQKHLMGFLPCDADAEGLFYMLLSKIRNKWGLRMEHCRGLTYLTTGILCQKMKDLTSRILLEFPQVVLAPSDPYAFNMWLIRSMPMPSIQKVVNTVEEVATMLRGSPDLWERLEGKIKSSYGHLKGEVDRITEASQNTWEYGVDAFHTMLDILEPFLACINEVCSAANADTATCEQMAKLKPILKNFNFLITLVVLKNTLCCVSILNPSLRGAISISSTLQYTISNALKLVNKHLQEIAIFHRKWFSDAVGRAKKLGVEVARPEESSPDTGEAGATETSLEDFYRETLSRQILQYLVAEVKRVFSTEMVRILRWLSLVPSYMADHNFSIRRDKVADANLNNLARPDTFYDELGCWEVKWRHASKRRILPTTVFATLKIPDIAFYPNVQSLLRVLGTIPCVNAEADVYGQYNMVLERYQSYLKATPEEQRLCNMAFVYVNQDVHFNVEDMVESYVEKHPDILQLLHMDDEVMEMHSAAETVSENDGKHTLKENVDETQKEPQEMALEMERVEQPKCVASETNKEALKSALQAAVTAAYNSQSRQPGEASAEQDGEVEDTLKYVSKSEMKEVLRVCEDAVREGILLEVGTSFFSLFIDRVVKLGEKKYLPLFLRFVDSFDVMRLELMGFLDVDLDCDAMSERILEIVTKEWCLDLCYCRGQAYLGSGDVSYKLKAFACKIQEKYPLAICTHSSCYSFNTWWSKSTPVPSVKRALDVFEEVLMFFGSMPMLEKQLDHVIAFGLRESYEKVQELQGKFCTVWQEKHDSYEVFVQMLEPLVECLEKIKSNPQRWKSSLSLKAGALLRLIRDFDFIVPMVALKNASSFTRELSAGLQKDHFSAASQLCQISGIVATLNRVKTNIKVFHQNWFDEACALAQSLVVQIKVPDNSSAARDSMIKPALYYKDSLSVPLVDNLTNAVKDHFSEDHKEALNFLSLVPCSVTVSYMFEILRSKPPLYASDLPDSDNFFTELCCWRVKWKTKVASVTIPDTIFQTLRLPLMQYFGNINTLLRIMSVLPSTVLENCGEAMRHKMFQEYLRNTSSKDRSPCLAMLQVGTNFSRDLDRMVTKCLKVTPQALEGICLDKESKSLMKNSEANMEVDHDKDGTEELENQQSSDKKKDQEMKAVDENGHTGDNRQSLEAVFRQAARLGKNKCQLSELSKEDQDLLIQDLGMCHWFGRDGKFTCNVGEEEMVQLLTKSIREVILSEIQESPFFSLITDKPVVIANKSYLPVFVRYVGQCAPKVELIGFLRFFESCDVDVQAKNLSMTLTEDWGLPMSQCRGQAFMRMGSGCHSLKKMSLEFLESYPLSVITPSESCGLACWLAGSVHCQPVTKMLRIVEDLLMFFDQSPGLEAELAQAVDGLLNTPREALEEIPETCCSRWKKREDFFDLLVDTLEGVLSCLDSVSAHDAGTMSLHAQVLATALRDADFVITLVILKNACSPLRNCSTVFRCGNPADIICEVEKIVPIIETLNKMLDNISTVHSPWFEEAFQLASKVAPQQVCFPEKANSYESPEMYYRDNLSVPLLSSLIDEMKYNFSDSHLKALKILSLLPTCNPQPISEPIRAESTDKLYSLYLSDLPDPDTAEQDISNWASVWTEKYQDLSPPASISEILLHAESQCHPTVTRLLRLVAVLPSVSMEWDLMKTTLNSMRALLKNTVCKGSKTDTVMLLMHYPTVQRLGEVIEKCIEVDPESRPCLEQVKKQIEGLKLESDFRALDVNPDGRHEQAVEEHQAGMSDQLPAGKLKAEEAEYYVKVEDAVIKEDVVIAEDVVIAEDVVIAEDVVIAEDVIAEDVVGASVGAGGGGKVEVCVITEEVMFAEDDVKAVDIVLAEDGVKAEDSIVIVEDGVIGQKQTMSFYDPPVREEILKELWDSQFFTIITERAVEIEGQLYVPLCIRYLDKQDTQCEETVAFIPFSQDTAVLADAIETALSEKLGLNMEYCRGQALLSVGEVGSQMRAVSAVISQKYPLAMRTVSSALSLNVWLARSSPAVAAADCAASVENMLQWLTGDTERQTKLEDMIIAMFQHDEGKGNEHRDKLIKNWEKSHEMHELMVELLEVVMLCLNEQKSEESSSGSGQALLYFNKVRSFEFIFSAVVLKNVLSLTKKLSQSLQGKPLDVLLAMNSLPDLLTSLNELKSDIDTHHKAWYEEAVALASKLQITLLHSGLLEPLSQFYKMAVSQKVIEHSIVEVSELFTEKVLSTLRCLEIVPYAMSKVENSSVNAHVFRMFKDDMPDMASLPTEMKSWREKWLDPMSGYLPATVLDTLKASDIRSFSNIETLLRLLVILPFSRRESTFRQGKRSLQGFIQQETRSISELHPL; encoded by the exons ATGGATCCCAAAATGCCCAAGCGCTGTGCCGCACCAAATTGTAATATCTACACAGATAAATCAGATGTCCCCTTTTTCAGATTCCCTTTGGACCCGGAGGG ATGTAAACAATGGTTGAATAATTGTCATCGAACTGACTTGGAGCCAAAAACCCCTGAGGAGTTGCACAATTCCTTCAAAATATGTGCAAATCATTTTGAGCCTTCCTTGATCTGTTGTGAT AGCACTTTAAGAACATCCTTGAAAGAGGGTGCTATGCCAACCATATTTGATTTTACAAGCCATTTGAACAATCCATCAGGCCGCAACGGGAATAAGAGAATAAGAGAACCT AGTGAGGCGGAGTTTGCAACCTTGAAGAAAGCTAAAGGTGATTGGTTTG ATGCTCCAACTGAGGTGAAAGATAAGCCAGGAGAGAATAGTGCAACATATGATCTACAGCAAGAGGACCAAAGGAGAGAGGATGTCTCCAACTCCAAAGCAAAGGAAATCCTTAAAGTCTACTTCAAGGAAACTCTTGCCTTCACTGGATTCAGCATAGGGAACGATGTAAACCCCAACACTGATGAGCCGATGGGAGGCCACAGGGGACAACAGTCTCTCAACCCCATCTGTGTTGAAAGAATTGACCAGAAAGAAGTCCTCCAGTTCAGTGAGAACCTCATGCGGGAGGAGATCCGGAACAGTTTAAGGTTGGCACGCTTTTTCTCCATTCTGCTGCAAGATGTCACAAACATAGAGGGAAAAGATCAGATCCCAGTTTTCATCAGGTCCGTCACTGTAGCAGGTTTCCCTCAGAAACACCTCATGGGGTTCCTGCCCTGTGATGCAGATGCTGAGGGTCTGTTTTACATGCTGCTCTCAAAAATACGGAATAAGTGGGGGCTGCGGATGGAGCATTGTCGAGGACTCACCTACCTGACCACAGGCATTCTATGTCAGAAAATGAAAGATCTCACCAGCAGGATTCTGCTGGAGTTTCCTCAGGTAGTGCTAGCACCTAGTGACCCATACGCTTTTAACATGTGGCTCATCCGCTCCATGCCCATGCCTTCCATCCAGAAGGTTGTGAACACCGTGGAGGAGGTCGCCACAATGCTTAGAGGGTCCCCAGATCTTTGGGAAAGACTGGAAGGGAAGATCAAGTCATCTTACGGCCACCTTAAAGGTGAAGTGGACAGGATCACAGAGGCTTCCCAGAACACCTGGGAGTATGGTGTTGATGCCTTCCACACCATGTTGGACATTCTTGAGCCATTCCTCGCCTGCATCAATGAGGTGTGCTCGGCTGCGAACGCAGACACTGCTACTTGTGAGCAGATGGCCAAGCTCAAGCCGATCCTAAAGAACTTCAATTTCCTCATCACCCTGGTTGTCCTGAAGAATACCCTCTGTTGCGTGAGTATCCTCAACCCGAGTCTCAGGGGAGCCATCAGCATCAGCAGCACCTTGCAGTACACAATCTCCAACGCCTTAAAGCTGGTCAACAAACATCTGCAGGAGATCGCAATATTCCACAGGAAGTGGTTTTCTGACGCAGTGGGCAGGGCTAAGAAGCTGGGAGTGGAGGTCGCTAGGCCGGAGGAGAGCTCACCTGATACTGGCGAGGCAGGTGCAACTGAAACTTCTCTGGAGGATTTCTACAGAGAGACTCTGAGCAGGCAGATCTTACAGTATCTTGTTGCGGAGGTAAAGAGGGTGTTTAGCACTGAGATGGTTCGGATTCTGAGATGGCTCTCGTTGGTGCCGTCTTATATGGCTGACCACAATTTCAGTATCCGCAGGGATAAAGTGGCGGATGCGAACTTGAACAACCTCGCTCGGCCCGACACGTTTTACGATGAGCTTGGTTGCTGGGAGGTGAAGTGGAGACATGCTAGCAAGCGGAGGATCCTACCCACAACAGTGTTTGCAACATTGAAAATCCCAGACATTGCATTTTACCCAAATGTGCAGAGCCTGCTGAGAGTTCTGGGCACCATCCCCTGTGTGAATGCAGAGGCAGACGTGTATGGGCAGTACAACATGGTGCTGGAGCGGTACCAGTCCTACCTGAAAGCCACACCGGAGGAACAGAGACTGTGCAACATGGCATTTGTCTATGTCAATCAAGATGTGCACTTCAATGTTGAAGACATGGTGGAGTCCTATGTGGAGAAGCATCCTGACATATTGCAGTTGTTGCATATG GATGATGAAGTGATGGAGATGCACTCTGCAGCTG AAACAGTCTCTGAGAATGATGGAAAACACACACTAAAGGAGAATGTTGATGAAACACAAAAAGAACCACAGGAAATGGCcttggagatggagagagtggagCAACCGAAATGCGTAGCCTCAGAGACTAATAAGGAGGCGCTCAAATCTGCTCTGCAGGCTGCTGTGACAGCTGCATATAACAGCCAGAGCAGACAGCCTGGTGAGGCCTCTGCTGAACAGGACGGTGAGGTTGAAGACACATTAAAATATGTATCGAAGTCTGAGATGAAAGAAGTTCTCAGAGTATGCGAGGATGCAGTCAGGGAGGGAATACTTTTGGAAGTGGGCACTTCCTTTTTCTCTCTGTTCATCGACCGCGTTGTGAAGTTAGGGGAGAAAAAATATCTTCCCCTCTTCCTCAGGTTTGTGGACAGTTTTGATGTCATGCGATTGGAGCTCATGGGTTTTCTGGATGTGGATCTTGACTGCGATGCCATGTCAGAGCGCATATTGGAAATTGTCACCAAAGAGTGGTGTCTCGATTTGTGTTACTGCAGAGGTCAAGCCTACCTAGGATCCGGTGATGTCTCCTACAAGCTGAAAGCCTTTGCCTGCAAAATCCAAGAAAAGTACCCCCTTGCAATATGCACACACAGCTCTTGTTACTCATTTAACACATGGTGGTCAAAATCCACCCCTGTGCCGTCAGTCAAACGGGCCCTGGATGTGTTTGAAGAGGTGTTGATGTTTTTTGGGAGCATGCCTATGCTTGAGAAACAGCTGGATCATGTCATTGCATTTGGACTTAGGGAAAGCTATGAAAAGGTTCAAGAATTGCAGGGTAAGTTCTGTACCGTCTGGCAGGAGAAGCACGATTCCTATGAAGTCTTTGTGCAGATGCTGGAGCCCCTTGTTGAATGTTTGGAGAAAATCAAGAGCAACCCACAGAGATGGAAATCCTCACTCTCTCTAAAAGCTGGAGCACTGCTACGTTTGATAAGGGACTTTGATTTCATTGTTCCCATGGTAGCCCTGAAGAATGCCTCATCCTTTACCAGGGAGCTGAGTGCAGGACTCCAGAAGGATCATTTTAGCGCAGCATCACAGCTCTGCCAGATCAGTGGTATAGTGGCTACTCTCAACAGGGTCAAAACAAACATCAAGGTCTTTCACCAGAATTGGTTCGACGAAGCCTGTGCCCTTGCCCAGAGTCTGGTTGTGCAGATAAAAGTGCCTGATAATTCATCTGCGGCCAGGGATAGCATGATCAAGCCAGCTCTGTATTACAAAGATTCACTGAGTGTGCCCCTAGTGGACAACCTCACCAATGCTGTGAAGGATCATTTCTCTGAGGACCACAAAGAGGCCCTAAACTTCTTATCCCTGGTTCCCTGCTCTGTGACTGTGAGTTACATGTTTGAGATCCTGAGGTCAAAGCCTCCTCTCTACGCCAGTGATCTGCCTGACTCTGACAACTTCTTCACAGAGTTGTGCTGCTGGAGGGTGAAGTGGAAGACCAAAGTTGCGTCAGTGACCATCCCAGACACCATCTTTCAGACTCTCCGTCTGCCACTCATGCAGTACTTTGGGAACATCAATACACTGCTGAGGATCATGTCTGTGTTACCCAGCACGGTACTGGAGAACTGTGGGGAAGCGATGCGCCACAAGATGTTCCAGGAATACCTGAGGAACACCAGCTCCAAGGACAGGTCCCCATGTCTGGCCATGCTGCAGGTGGGAACCAACTTCAGCAGAGATTTGGACCGGATGGTGACTAAGTGCTTGAAGGTCACTCCCCAGGCTTTAGAGGGTATCTGCTTG GATAAAGAATCCAAAAGTCTGATGAAGAACTCTGAAGCTAACATGGAAG TGGATCATGACAAAGATGGAACAGAGGAGCTTGAGAATCAACAGTCTTCTGACAAGAAAAAAGACCAGGAAATGAAAGCAGTGGATGAGAATGGGCACACTGGAGATAATCGACAGAGTTTAGAAGCAGTGTTCAGACAGGCTGCACGTTTGGGGAAAAATAAGTGCCAGCTTTCCGAACTCTCCAAAGAAGATCAAGACCTTCTCATCCAGGATCTCGGCATGTGCCACTGGTTTGGAAGAGATGGAAAGTTCACGTGTAACGTAGGAGAGGAGGAAATGGTACAGCTTCTTACAAAATCCATCAGGGAAGTCATACTATCAGAAATACAGGAGTCCCCCTTCTTTTCTCTTATCACAGATAAACCCGTTGTAATTGCTAATAAGAGCTATCTACCTGTCTTTGTCAGATATGTTGGGCAATGTGCCCCCAAGGTAGAGCTCATTGGTTTTTTGCGATTTTTTGAATCCTGTGATGTTGATGTTCAAGCCAAGAATCTCTCTATGACTCTAACTGAAGACTGGGGATTGCCGATGAGTCAGTGTCGTGGGCAAGCATTCATGCGCATGGGCTCAGGTTGTCACAGCCTGAAGAAGATGTCTTTGGAGTTCCTTGAGAGCTATCCTCTGTCTGTCATCACACCCAGTGAGTCTTGTGGTCTTGCCTGTTGGCTAGCAGGAAGCGTACACTGCCAACCTGTCACAAAGATGCTGCGAATTGTGGAAGACCTCCTAATGTTTTTTGACCAGTCACCTGGGCTAGAGGCAGAGCTAGCACAGGCCGTGGATGGGTTACTGAATACACCTCGGGAGGCCTTGGAAGAGATTCCAGAAACCTGTTGCTCCAGGTGGAAGAAGAGGGAGGACTTTTTTGATCTCCTAGTCGACACATTGGAGGGAGTCTTGAGTTGCTTGGATTCAGTTAGTGCCCATGATGCTGGAACTATGTCGCTACATGCACAGGTCCTCGCCACTGCTTTGAGAGATGCAGATTTTGTCATCACACTTGTGATCCTGAAGAACGCCTGTTCTCCTCTTCGGAACTGCAGCACTGTCTTCCGCTGTGGTAACCCTGCTGACATCATCTGTGAAGTGGAGAAGATAGTACCAATCATAGAAACTCTGAACAAGATGCTGGATAACATAAGCACTGTACATTCACCTTGGTTTGAGGAAGCATTCCAACTAGCATCCAAGGTGGCCCCTCAGCAAGTGTGTTTCCCAGAGAAAGCTAACTCTTATGAGTCTCCAGAGATGTACTACAGGGACAACTTGAGTGTTCCTCTACTGAGCAGCCTCATTGATGAAATGAAGTACAACTTCTCCGACAGTCACTTAAAAGCCCTGAAGATCTTGTCTCTGCTCCCCACCTGCAATCCACAGCCCATTTCAGAGCCAATCCGCGCAGAGTCAACAGACAAGCTATACAGTCTCTACCTGTCTGACCTCCCTGACCCTGACACAGCAGAGCAGGATATCAGTAACTGGGCCTCTGTCTGGACAGAGAAATATCAAGACCTCTCACCACCAGCTTCTATCTCTGAGATACTGCTTCACGCTGAGTCTCAATGCCATCCCACAGTGACCAGACTGCTTAGACTGGTGGCTGTTCTACCGAGCGTCAGTATGGAGTGGGACCTGATGAAGACCACCCTGAACTCCATGAGGGCTCTGCTGAAGAACACGGTCTGCAAGGGCAGTAAAACAGACACTGTGATGCTTCTTATGCATTACCCAACTGTTCAAAGACTAGGGGAGGTCATTGAGAAGTGCATCGAAGTTGACCCAGAAAGCAGGCCATGTCTTGAGCAG GTGAAGAAACAAATTGAAGGTCTGAAGCTGGAAAGTG ATTTTAGAGCTTTGGATGTAAACCCTGATGGAAGACATGAACAGGCAGTTGAGGAACACCAAGCTGGTATGTCAGATCAACTCCCTGCAGGAAAGCTGAAGGCAGAGGAGGCAGAGTACTATGTGAAAGTGGAAGATGCTGTGATAAAGGAAGACGTTGTGATCGCTGAGGATGTTGTGATCGCTGAGGATGTTGTGATCGCTGAGGATGTTGTGATCGCTGAGGATGTGATCGCTGAGGATGTTGTGGGGGCCAGCGTAGGGGCCGGGGGCGGTGGGAAAGTAGAAGTCTGCGTGATAACAGAGGAAGTCATGTTTGCAGAGGACGATGTAAAAGCAGTGGACATTGTGTTAGCCGAGGACGGCGTGAAGGCAGAGGACAGTATTGTGATAGTAGAGGATGGGGTCATAGGTCAGAAGCAGACCATGTCTTTCTACGACCCACCTGTGCGTGAGGAAATCCTCAAGGAACTCTGGGACTCACAGTTCTTTACAATAATAACGGAACGGGCAGTTGAGATCGAGGGACAGCTCTACGTTCCCCTGTGCATCAGGTACTTGGACAAACAGGACACTCAGTGCGAGGAGACTGTAGCGTTCATCCCGTTCAGCCAGGACACTGCTGTCTTGGCTGATGCTATTGAAACAGCCTTATCAGAGAAATTGGGGCTCAACATGGAGTACTGTAGAGGGCAGGCTTTGCTAAGTGTTGGTGAGGTAGGGTCTCAGATGAGGGCTGTTTCTGCTGTAATATCCCAGAAATACCCCCTGGCCATGCGAACAGTCAGCTCTGCTCTGTCTCTGAATGTGTGGCTAGCCAGGTCATCTCCTGCAGTGGCAGCAGCAGACTGTGCAGCGTCTGTAGAAAACATGTTACAATGGCTTACAGGGGACACAGAACGACAGACCAAACTGGAGGACATGATCATTGCCATGTTCCAACATGATGAGGGGAAGGGTAATGAGCATAGGGACAAGCTTATTAAGAACTGGGAGAAAAGTCATGAAATGCATGAGTTGATGGTAGAGCTTCTTGAGGTAGTGATGCTGTGCTTGAATGAGCAGAAAAGTGAGGAGAGTAGCTCAGGGAGTGGCCAAGCACTGCTGTACTTCAATAAAGTCAGAAGTTTTGAGTTCATCTTCTCGGCTGTCGTGCTGAAGAATGTCCTGAGTTTGACCAAAAAGCTGAGCCAATCTCTTCAGGGCAAACCTCTAGATGTGTTGCTAGCTATGAATAGCTTGCCTGACCTCCTAACTTCCCTCAATGAATTGAAGAGCGATATCGACACACATCACAAGGCCTGGTATGAGGAGGCTGTTGCTTTAGCTTCCAAGCTGCAGATAACGCTGTTGCACTCTGGGCTACTAGAACCCCTGAGTCAGTTTTACAAAATGGCGGTGAGTCAGAAGGTGATAGAGCACTCCATTGTTGAGGTCAGTGAGCTCTTCACAGAGAAGGTCCTCAGTACCCTGAGGTGCCTGGAGATTGTGCCTTATGCCATGTCAAAGGTGGAAAACAGCAGTGTAAATGCCCACGTTTTCCGCATGTTCAAAGATGACATGCCTGACATGGCCTCACTCCCCACAGAGATGAAGTCTTGGAGAGAGAAGTGGTTGGATCCCATGTCTGGGTATCTTCCAGCCACTGTGCTCGACACTCTGAAGGCATCAGACATTAGGAGCTTTAGTAACATTGAAACCCTCCTAAGGCTCCTTGTCATACTACCATTTTCCCGGAGGGAGAGTACCTTCAGGCAGGGAAAAAGAAGCCTCCAGGGGTTCATACAGCAGGAGACCAGGTCAATTTCTGAACTTCATCCTCTGTAA